One genomic window of Cupriavidus malaysiensis includes the following:
- the hutC gene encoding histidine utilization repressor, whose amino-acid sequence MNQTAGANARPSRAQHEAAPAARYQQVKEYIARQIQSGAWRPGDRVPSEQELVNQFNVSRMTANRALRELAEQGRVVRVAGVGTFVAEHRPQSTLLSVVNLQDEIRMRGHDYACDVVLVERVAASIEVAAALELHTGESVFHSVCVHREDGVPVQLEDRYVNPRLAPAFISQDFSQTQPGEYLLRHVPYDEVEHVVDAISATPEQAALLDMPPAQPCLLLTRRTWTHGTPVTFVRCLHPGNRYRLGSRFRAEGNPAFG is encoded by the coding sequence ATGAACCAAACCGCCGGCGCCAATGCGCGCCCGTCGCGCGCGCAGCACGAAGCCGCGCCCGCCGCCCGCTACCAGCAGGTCAAGGAATACATCGCGCGCCAGATCCAGAGCGGCGCGTGGCGGCCGGGCGACCGCGTGCCTTCCGAACAGGAACTGGTCAACCAGTTCAATGTGTCGCGCATGACGGCCAACCGCGCGCTGCGCGAACTGGCCGAGCAGGGCAGGGTGGTGCGGGTGGCCGGCGTGGGCACCTTCGTGGCCGAGCACCGGCCGCAGTCGACGCTGCTGTCAGTGGTCAACCTGCAGGACGAGATCCGCATGCGCGGCCACGACTACGCCTGCGACGTGGTGCTGGTCGAACGGGTGGCGGCCTCGATCGAGGTGGCGGCGGCGCTCGAGCTGCACACCGGCGAATCCGTTTTCCACTCGGTCTGCGTGCATCGCGAGGACGGCGTGCCGGTGCAGCTGGAGGACCGCTATGTCAATCCGCGCCTGGCGCCGGCCTTCATCAGCCAGGATTTCAGCCAGACCCAGCCGGGCGAGTACCTGCTGCGGCACGTGCCCTACGATGAAGTGGAGCATGTGGTCGACGCGATTTCGGCCACCCCCGAGCAGGCGGCCCTGCTGGACATGCCGCCGGCCCAGCCCTGCCTGCTGCTGACGCGGCGCACCTGGACCCATGGCACGCCGGTGACCTTCGTGCGCTGCCTGCATCCCGGCAACCGCTACCGCCTGGGCAGCCGTTTCCGCGCCGAGGGCAACCCGGCCTTCGGGTGA
- a CDS encoding ABC transporter permease — protein MTQAHTGSSPAPAPLAASAVPAAASVRRRHPWLAPLVPVSPRTRWLLGLSFFVLFFAIWALATLGGFVPRTFLADPLAMAHEGWLLFTQYGFLGDIGMTVWRVLGGFALAAVLAVPLGILMGAYKAAEAFFEPFVSFCRYLPASAFIPLLILWAGIGETQKLLVIFIGSFFQIVLMVAVAVGGARRDLVEAAYTLGANSRGIVRRVLIPGAAPEIAEILRLVLGWAWTYVIVAELIGSSSGIGHMITDSQALLNTGQIIFGIIVIGCIGLVSDLFFKQANQRLFPWSAIQ, from the coding sequence ATGACGCAAGCGCATACCGGTTCCTCTCCGGCCCCGGCACCACTGGCCGCCTCGGCCGTGCCCGCGGCGGCGTCCGTGCGGCGCCGCCATCCGTGGCTGGCGCCGCTGGTGCCGGTCTCGCCGCGCACGCGCTGGCTGCTGGGGCTGTCCTTCTTCGTGCTGTTCTTCGCCATCTGGGCGCTGGCGACGCTGGGCGGCTTCGTGCCGCGCACCTTCCTCGCCGACCCCCTGGCGATGGCGCACGAGGGCTGGCTGCTGTTCACGCAGTACGGCTTCCTGGGCGACATCGGCATGACCGTGTGGCGCGTGCTCGGCGGCTTCGCGCTGGCCGCGGTGCTGGCGGTGCCGCTGGGCATCCTGATGGGCGCCTACAAGGCGGCCGAAGCCTTCTTCGAGCCTTTCGTCTCCTTCTGCCGCTACCTGCCGGCCTCGGCCTTCATTCCGCTGCTGATCCTGTGGGCGGGCATCGGCGAGACACAGAAGCTGCTGGTCATCTTCATCGGCTCCTTCTTCCAGATCGTGCTGATGGTGGCGGTGGCGGTGGGCGGGGCCCGCCGCGACCTGGTCGAGGCGGCCTACACGCTCGGCGCCAACAGCCGCGGCATCGTACGCCGGGTGCTGATTCCCGGCGCCGCGCCGGAGATCGCGGAGATCCTGCGCCTGGTGCTGGGCTGGGCCTGGACCTACGTGATCGTGGCCGAACTGATCGGCTCGTCCTCGGGCATCGGCCACATGATCACCGACAGCCAGGCGCTGCTCAATACCGGCCAGATCATCTTCGGCATCATCGTGATCGGCTGCATCGGCCTGGTATCGGACCTGTTCTTCAAGCAGGCCAACCAGCGCCTCTTTCCCTGGAGTGCGATCCAATGA
- a CDS encoding ABC transporter substrate-binding protein has protein sequence MGIRSLRRAACAAFVLSAAAGAAHAQNTPVTLGMSGWTGFAPLTLAERAGIFKKHGVDVEIKMIPQKDRHLALASGAIQCAATTVETHVAWNANGVPITQIVQLDKSYGADGLAVRADVKGFADLKGKTVGVDAPGTAPYFGLAWMLRKNGMTLKDVKTVTLSPQAAAQAFVSGQNDAAMTYEPYLSSVRQNPDKGKILATTLDYPMVTDTLGCAPKWLKDNPKAAQALVDSYFEALEMIRKEPEKSNEIMGAAVKQTGEQFAKSSAYLRWQDREANRKFFGGELASFSKEAAAVLLEIGVIRQVPDVTALYDARFLR, from the coding sequence ATGGGAATTCGCAGTCTTCGCCGTGCCGCCTGCGCGGCCTTCGTCCTGTCCGCGGCCGCTGGCGCCGCCCACGCCCAGAACACTCCGGTGACGCTGGGCATGAGCGGCTGGACCGGCTTTGCACCGCTGACGCTGGCCGAGCGCGCCGGCATCTTCAAGAAGCACGGCGTGGATGTGGAGATCAAGATGATCCCGCAGAAGGACCGCCACCTGGCGCTGGCCTCGGGAGCCATCCAGTGCGCCGCCACCACGGTGGAGACGCATGTGGCGTGGAATGCCAACGGCGTGCCGATCACGCAGATCGTCCAGCTCGACAAGTCTTATGGTGCCGACGGCCTGGCGGTGCGGGCCGACGTCAAGGGCTTCGCCGACCTGAAGGGCAAGACGGTCGGTGTCGATGCACCGGGCACCGCGCCTTACTTCGGCCTGGCCTGGATGCTGCGCAAGAACGGCATGACGCTGAAGGACGTGAAGACCGTCACACTGTCGCCGCAGGCGGCCGCGCAGGCCTTCGTCAGCGGCCAGAACGACGCCGCCATGACCTACGAGCCCTACCTCTCCTCGGTGCGCCAGAATCCCGACAAGGGCAAGATCCTGGCTACCACGCTCGACTACCCGATGGTGACCGACACGCTGGGCTGCGCACCCAAGTGGCTCAAGGACAATCCCAAGGCGGCCCAGGCGCTGGTGGACAGCTATTTCGAGGCGCTGGAGATGATCCGCAAGGAGCCGGAAAAGTCCAACGAGATCATGGGAGCCGCCGTCAAGCAGACCGGTGAGCAGTTTGCCAAGTCGTCCGCCTACCTGCGCTGGCAGGACCGCGAGGCCAACCGCAAGTTCTTCGGCGGCGAGCTGGCCAGTTTCAGCAAGGAGGCGGCCGCGGTACTGCTCGAGATCGGCGTGATCCGCCAGGTGCCGGACGTGACGGCGCTGTATGACGCGCGTTTCCTGCGCTGA
- the hutG gene encoding N-formylglutamate deformylase translates to MSTQPLFSTDKPAFTLHRGTRPLLVSMPHVGTYVPAALAERFTDEARTVPDTDWHLERLYDFAREMGASILAATHSRYVIDLNRPPDNANLYPGQDTTGLCPVDTFDKTPVYAGTGAGPDDAEIAARRDAVWHPYHAALAGELARLRAEHGTVALWEAHSIRSVLPRFFEGRLPDFNLGSANGASCDKGLADRLLAIAQAVPGHTAVLNGRYKGGHITRFYGQPQQGVHAVQLELAQCAYMSEQYPFAYDAPRATALQPVLRDMLGTMLAFVEGK, encoded by the coding sequence ATGTCCACCCAGCCTCTCTTTTCCACCGACAAGCCCGCTTTCACGCTGCACCGTGGCACGCGTCCGCTGCTGGTGTCGATGCCGCACGTCGGCACCTACGTGCCGGCTGCGCTGGCCGAGCGCTTCACCGACGAGGCGCGCACCGTGCCGGATACCGACTGGCACCTGGAACGCCTGTACGACTTCGCGCGCGAGATGGGCGCCTCCATCCTGGCCGCCACGCACTCGCGCTATGTGATCGACCTGAACCGTCCGCCCGACAACGCCAATCTCTATCCCGGGCAGGACACCACCGGCCTGTGCCCGGTCGATACTTTCGACAAGACGCCGGTCTACGCCGGTACGGGCGCCGGCCCGGACGACGCCGAGATCGCCGCGCGCCGCGATGCGGTCTGGCATCCCTATCATGCCGCGCTGGCCGGAGAACTGGCCCGCCTGCGCGCCGAGCATGGCACCGTGGCGTTGTGGGAAGCGCACTCGATCCGCTCGGTGCTGCCGCGCTTCTTCGAGGGCAGGCTGCCCGACTTCAACCTGGGCAGCGCCAACGGCGCCAGTTGCGACAAGGGCCTGGCCGATCGCCTGCTGGCCATCGCACAGGCCGTGCCGGGCCACACCGCAGTGCTCAACGGCCGCTACAAGGGCGGCCACATCACGCGCTTCTACGGCCAGCCGCAGCAAGGCGTGCATGCCGTGCAGCTCGAACTGGCGCAGTGTGCCTATATGAGCGAGCAATACCCCTTCGCCTACGACGCGCCGCGCGCCACTGCGCTGCAGCCGGTGCTGCGCGACATGCTCGGCACCATGCTGGCCTTCGTCGAAGGCAAGTAA
- a CDS encoding formimidoylglutamate deiminase encodes MSQVAQQRLFAADALLPSGWARDVLLAWDEAGRLSTVQAGVAAPAGVPLAAGAVLPGMANLHSHAFQRAFAGLTEHRTGSDDSFWSWRTLMYRFALRLTPEALEAIATQLYVEMLRAGYTSVCEFHYVHHDPDGQPYADPAEMSLRLLRAAERAGIGITLLPVLYQTAGFGGRPALPEQRRFLLGTDAMMGLLQRLAGECDGDRARLGLAPHSLRAVPPQALAEAVAGLHALDAQAPVHIHIAEQQREVDECLATTGARPVDWLFEHAQVDARWCLVHATHMDWDERRRLAHSGAVAGICPTTEANLGDGVFDAAPYLSQGGAWGIGSDSHASVSVAEELRLFEYGQRLALQRRNVLASETHPQVADRLYLEAVAGGARAAGRSVAGLAPGQRADFVVLDGAHPALAGLGGAQALAAHVFANHGHETLADVRTAGRSRVRHGVHPLQAEAGRAFAAARAGLLTD; translated from the coding sequence ATGAGCCAGGTCGCGCAACAGCGGCTGTTCGCCGCCGACGCCCTGCTGCCGTCCGGCTGGGCGCGCGATGTGCTGCTGGCCTGGGACGAGGCCGGCCGCCTGAGCACGGTGCAGGCCGGCGTGGCCGCGCCGGCCGGCGTGCCGCTCGCTGCGGGCGCGGTCCTGCCCGGCATGGCCAACCTGCATTCGCACGCCTTCCAGCGCGCTTTCGCCGGACTGACCGAGCACCGCACCGGCAGCGACGATTCCTTCTGGAGCTGGCGCACGCTGATGTACCGCTTCGCGCTGCGCCTGACACCCGAGGCGCTGGAGGCCATCGCCACCCAGCTCTATGTCGAGATGCTGCGCGCCGGCTACACCAGCGTCTGCGAGTTCCACTACGTTCATCATGATCCGGACGGGCAGCCCTATGCCGACCCAGCCGAGATGTCGTTGCGCCTGCTGCGCGCGGCCGAGCGCGCCGGCATCGGCATCACGCTGCTGCCGGTGCTGTACCAGACCGCCGGCTTCGGCGGCAGGCCGGCGCTGCCGGAGCAGCGCCGCTTCCTGCTTGGCACCGATGCCATGATGGGCTTGCTGCAGCGGCTGGCAGGCGAGTGCGATGGCGACCGCGCGCGCCTGGGGCTGGCGCCGCATTCGCTGCGCGCGGTGCCGCCGCAGGCGCTGGCCGAGGCCGTGGCGGGCCTGCATGCGCTGGATGCGCAAGCGCCGGTCCACATCCATATCGCCGAGCAGCAGCGCGAGGTCGATGAATGCCTGGCCACCACCGGCGCGCGTCCGGTCGACTGGCTGTTCGAGCATGCCCAGGTCGATGCGCGCTGGTGCCTGGTGCACGCTACCCACATGGACTGGGACGAGCGCCGCCGGCTGGCCCACAGCGGCGCGGTGGCCGGCATCTGCCCCACCACGGAGGCCAACCTGGGCGACGGTGTGTTCGACGCGGCCCCCTACCTGTCGCAGGGCGGCGCCTGGGGCATCGGCTCGGACAGCCATGCCAGCGTCAGCGTGGCCGAGGAACTGCGCCTGTTCGAGTATGGCCAGCGCCTGGCGCTGCAGCGGCGCAACGTGCTCGCATCGGAGACCCATCCCCAGGTGGCGGACCGCCTCTACCTGGAGGCCGTCGCCGGCGGCGCGCGGGCGGCCGGCCGCTCCGTGGCGGGGCTGGCTCCGGGCCAGCGCGCCGATTTCGTCGTGCTGGATGGCGCGCACCCGGCGCTGGCCGGGCTGGGCGGGGCGCAGGCACTGGCGGCCCATGTGTTCGCCAACCACGGTCATGAGACACTAGCGGACGTCCGCACCGCCGGCCGCAGCCGCGTGCGGCACGGCGTCCACCCGCTGCAGGCGGAGGCCGGCCGTGCCTTCGCCGCCGCGCGCGCCGGCCTGCTGACCGACTGA
- a CDS encoding HutD family protein translates to MSMPGAAPPRVFALADIAATPWKNGGGLTREIAVWPPGAGMDDFDWRVSVADIAADGPFSAFPGIDRQIVLLSGAGVRLCADDGSFDHALTDAGEPFAFCGETGVQATLVDGATRDFNVMTRRGRCRARLVPRRGPFALDGGPQAVLLLAVAGRWLAAGEDGAAPQASTAAFELAAGSGWLLAGGSRSGRLALRPDPADPAQAPGVPLCLQLTMEPEPETES, encoded by the coding sequence ATGAGCATGCCCGGGGCCGCGCCGCCGCGCGTCTTCGCGCTGGCGGACATTGCCGCGACGCCGTGGAAGAACGGCGGCGGCCTCACGCGCGAGATCGCCGTGTGGCCGCCCGGGGCCGGCATGGACGACTTCGACTGGCGCGTCAGCGTGGCCGATATCGCCGCCGACGGTCCGTTCTCGGCCTTCCCCGGCATCGACCGCCAGATCGTGCTGCTGTCCGGCGCCGGCGTGCGCCTGTGCGCCGACGACGGCAGCTTCGACCATGCGCTGACCGACGCCGGCGAGCCCTTCGCTTTTTGCGGCGAGACCGGCGTGCAGGCCACCCTGGTCGACGGCGCCACGCGCGACTTCAATGTGATGACCCGGCGCGGCCGTTGCCGCGCGCGCCTCGTGCCGCGGCGGGGGCCCTTTGCGCTGGACGGCGGCCCGCAGGCAGTGTTGCTGCTGGCCGTGGCCGGCCGCTGGCTTGCCGCCGGTGAAGACGGCGCCGCGCCGCAGGCGTCGACCGCCGCGTTCGAGCTGGCGGCCGGTTCCGGCTGGCTTCTCGCCGGCGGCAGCCGGTCAGGCCGTCTCGCCCTGCGCCCTGACCCTGCCGACCCGGCGCAGGCGCCCGGCGTGCCGCTGTGCCTGCAATTGACAATGGAACCCGAACCGGAGACGGAGAGCTGA
- a CDS encoding NAD-dependent epimerase/dehydratase family protein, with product MSKNPKPSRLRRPRLLIVGCGDVGGRCLALLAARLRIFAVTSQPGRRDALRAAGAVPLVADLDRPASLARLRGLAGRVLHLAPPPPQGEDDPRTRALLGVLRRRPWRRARHAGAPRRGKPGILPERAGHRAFEPGRAARPALVYASTSGVYGDLGGARVDETRRLSPTTPRARRRVAAERAVRRFGAAAGWRAGIVRIPGIYAAERLPLARLARGTPALVAQEDVYTNHIHADDLARVLVAALFRGRPQRVVHASDDSELRMGDYFDLVADRRGLPRPPRLTRRLLAEQVEPSLLSFMSESRRLDNTRLKRELRVRLRYPTVADFLGT from the coding sequence ATGAGCAAGAATCCTAAGCCTTCGCGCCTGCGGCGCCCGCGCCTGCTGATTGTCGGTTGTGGCGATGTGGGGGGGCGCTGCCTCGCACTGCTGGCGGCGCGCCTGCGCATCTTTGCCGTCACTTCCCAACCCGGGCGTCGCGACGCCTTGCGCGCGGCCGGCGCCGTGCCGCTGGTGGCGGACCTGGACCGGCCGGCAAGCCTGGCGCGCCTGCGCGGACTGGCCGGGCGGGTGCTGCACCTGGCGCCGCCGCCGCCGCAGGGCGAGGACGATCCGCGCACCCGGGCGCTGCTGGGCGTGCTGCGCCGCCGTCCCTGGCGGCGTGCCCGGCATGCCGGCGCCCCCCGCCGGGGCAAGCCCGGTATTCTACCCGAGCGGGCCGGGCACCGGGCGTTTGAACCGGGGCGGGCGGCCCGGCCGGCGCTGGTCTATGCCAGCACCTCGGGCGTCTACGGCGACCTCGGTGGCGCGCGCGTGGATGAGACGCGGCGTCTCAGCCCGACCACGCCGCGGGCACGCCGCCGGGTAGCGGCCGAGCGTGCCGTGCGCCGCTTCGGTGCCGCCGCCGGCTGGCGGGCCGGCATCGTGCGCATTCCCGGCATCTACGCCGCCGAGCGGCTGCCGCTGGCCCGCCTGGCGCGCGGCACGCCCGCGCTGGTGGCGCAGGAAGACGTCTACACCAACCATATCCATGCCGACGACCTTGCCCGCGTGCTGGTGGCTGCCCTGTTCCGCGGCCGGCCCCAGCGTGTCGTCCACGCCAGCGACGATTCCGAGCTGCGCATGGGCGACTACTTCGATCTCGTCGCCGACCGCCGCGGGCTGCCACGCCCGCCGCGCCTGACGCGCCGGCTGCTGGCCGAGCAGGTGGAGCCGAGCCTGCTGAGCTTCATGAGCGAGTCGCGCCGCCTCGACAACACCCGCCTGAAGCGCGAACTGCGCGTGCGCCTGCGTTACCCCACGGTGGCGGATTTCCTCGGCACCTGA
- the hutU gene encoding urocanate hydratase has product MNANEQLFQHAVTQRGPREIRAPHGSQLHCRNWLIEAAYRMIQNNLDPEVAERPQDLVVYGGIGKAARNWECFDAILDTLRRLGEDESLLVQSGKPVGVFKTHADAPRVLIANSNLVPHWATWDKFNELDRAGLMMYGQMTAGSWIYIGSQGIVQGTYETFVEAGRQHFGGDLSGKWILTAGLGGMGGAQPLAGVLAGASVLAVECQESSIDFRLRTRYLDKKATSIDEALAMIAEATRNKQAISVGLLGNAAEVLPELVKRAQAGGMRPDIVTDQTSAHDLVNGYLPVGWTVAQWEAARKADPKSVEAAARPSIVAHVKAMLAFQQMGVPTLDYGNNIRQVAFDEGVENAFDFPGFVPAYIRPLFCRGKGPFRWVALSGDPEDIYKTDAKMKELFPEDTHLHRWLDMARERIAFQGLPARICWVGLDERHRAGLAFNEMVRKGELKAPVVIGRDHLDCGSVASPNRETEAMRDGSDAVSDWPLLNALLNTAGGATWVSLHHGGGVGMGFSQHSGVVIVCDGSEAADRRLARVLWNDPATGVMRHADAGYDIAIDCAHEKGLDLPMVKGA; this is encoded by the coding sequence ATGAACGCCAACGAGCAACTCTTCCAGCATGCCGTCACCCAGCGCGGACCCCGTGAGATCCGCGCGCCGCATGGCAGCCAGCTGCACTGCCGCAACTGGCTGATCGAAGCCGCCTACCGCATGATCCAGAACAACCTCGATCCCGAAGTGGCGGAACGGCCGCAGGACCTGGTCGTCTATGGCGGCATCGGCAAGGCCGCGCGCAACTGGGAGTGCTTCGACGCCATCCTGGACACCCTGCGCCGCCTGGGCGAGGACGAGTCGCTGCTGGTGCAGTCGGGCAAGCCGGTCGGCGTGTTCAAGACCCATGCCGACGCGCCGCGCGTGCTGATCGCCAACTCCAACCTGGTGCCGCACTGGGCCACCTGGGACAAATTCAACGAGCTCGACCGCGCCGGCCTGATGATGTACGGCCAGATGACCGCCGGCTCGTGGATCTACATCGGCTCGCAGGGCATCGTGCAGGGCACCTACGAGACTTTCGTCGAGGCCGGCCGCCAGCATTTCGGCGGCGACCTGTCGGGCAAGTGGATCCTGACCGCCGGCCTGGGCGGCATGGGCGGCGCGCAGCCGCTGGCCGGCGTGCTGGCCGGTGCCAGCGTGCTGGCCGTCGAGTGCCAGGAGTCGAGCATCGACTTCCGCCTGCGCACCCGCTACCTGGACAAGAAGGCCACCAGCATCGACGAGGCGCTGGCCATGATCGCCGAGGCCACCCGCAACAAGCAAGCCATCTCCGTGGGCCTGCTGGGCAATGCCGCCGAGGTGCTGCCCGAACTGGTCAAACGTGCCCAGGCCGGCGGCATGCGCCCCGACATCGTCACCGACCAGACCTCGGCGCACGACCTGGTCAACGGCTACCTCCCCGTCGGCTGGACGGTGGCGCAGTGGGAGGCGGCACGCAAGGCCGATCCCAAGTCGGTGGAGGCGGCCGCGCGGCCTTCCATCGTCGCCCACGTGAAGGCCATGCTGGCCTTCCAGCAGATGGGCGTGCCCACGCTGGACTATGGCAACAACATCCGCCAGGTCGCCTTCGACGAAGGCGTCGAGAATGCCTTCGACTTCCCCGGCTTCGTGCCGGCCTACATCCGTCCCCTGTTCTGCCGCGGCAAGGGCCCGTTCCGCTGGGTGGCGCTGTCCGGCGATCCCGAGGATATCTACAAGACCGACGCGAAGATGAAGGAGCTGTTCCCCGAGGACACGCACCTGCACCGCTGGCTCGACATGGCGCGCGAGCGCATCGCCTTCCAGGGCCTGCCGGCGCGCATCTGCTGGGTCGGCCTGGACGAGCGCCACCGCGCCGGCCTGGCCTTCAACGAGATGGTGCGCAAGGGTGAGCTGAAGGCGCCCGTGGTGATCGGCCGCGACCATCTCGACTGCGGTTCGGTGGCCAGCCCCAACCGCGAGACCGAGGCCATGCGCGACGGTTCCGACGCCGTCTCCGACTGGCCGCTGCTCAATGCCCTGCTCAACACCGCCGGCGGCGCCACCTGGGTCAGCCTGCACCACGGCGGCGGCGTCGGCATGGGCTTCTCCCAGCATTCCGGCGTGGTCATCGTCTGCGACGGCAGCGAGGCCGCCGACCGCCGCCTGGCGCGCGTGCTGTGGAACGATCCGGCCACCGGCGTGATGCGCCATGCGGACGCCGGCTACGACATCGCCATCGACTGCGCGCACGAGAAGGGCCTCGACCTGCCGATGGTGAAGGGCGCATGA
- a CDS encoding ABC transporter ATP-binding protein, whose product MSALSIQQVSRSFPSPRGAGHAPLQALQPVDFEVRDNDFVTILGPSGCGKSTLLRIVAGLDSPSGGRVLLDGQPVVGPGADRGMVFQSYTLFPWLTIEQNVRFGLRERGMSEAEQRERSDFFIQRVGLRGFEQHFPKQLSGGMQQRTAIARALANDPKILLLDEPFGALDNQTRVLMQELLLGIWEASRKTVLFVTHDIDEAIFMANRVAVFSARPGRIKSEIAVDFPHPRHYTIKTSPEFSTLKARLTEEIRAEALAAAEH is encoded by the coding sequence ATGAGCGCCTTGTCCATCCAGCAGGTCTCGCGCAGTTTCCCGAGCCCGCGCGGCGCCGGCCACGCGCCGCTGCAGGCGCTGCAGCCGGTCGATTTCGAAGTGCGCGACAACGATTTCGTCACCATCCTCGGGCCTTCGGGCTGCGGCAAGTCGACCCTGCTGCGCATCGTGGCAGGCCTGGACTCGCCTTCCGGCGGGCGCGTGCTGCTCGACGGCCAGCCGGTGGTGGGCCCGGGCGCCGACCGCGGCATGGTGTTCCAGTCCTACACGCTGTTTCCCTGGCTGACCATCGAGCAGAACGTGCGCTTCGGCCTGCGTGAGCGCGGCATGAGCGAGGCCGAGCAGCGCGAGCGTAGCGACTTCTTCATCCAGCGCGTCGGCCTGCGCGGCTTCGAGCAGCACTTCCCCAAGCAGCTCTCGGGCGGCATGCAGCAGCGCACTGCGATTGCGCGGGCGCTGGCCAACGACCCCAAGATCCTGCTGCTCGACGAACCCTTCGGCGCGCTCGACAACCAGACGCGCGTGCTGATGCAGGAACTGCTGCTCGGGATATGGGAGGCCTCGCGCAAGACGGTATTATTCGTCACGCACGATATCGACGAGGCCATCTTCATGGCCAACCGGGTAGCGGTCTTCTCCGCGCGGCCGGGTCGGATCAAGAGCGAGATCGCGGTGGATTTCCCCCATCCGCGCCACTACACCATCAAGACCTCGCCGGAGTTCTCTACCCTGAAGGCCCGGCTAACCGAGGAAATCCGTGCCGAGGCCCTGGCCGCGGCCGAGCATTGA
- the hutI gene encoding imidazolonepropionase — protein MILPSIRTAPSADGVWHSCHLLPDGDPAHAIRDGALVVQDGRIAWLGTAAALPRAFAGLTRHDAGQAWITPGLVDCHTHLVYGGQRADEFAMRLAGADYAEIARAGGGIVSTVRATREATEDELFAQSAARLQPLLAEGVTALEIKSGYGLSLEAERKQLRVARRLGEACGVSVHTTFLGAHALPPEYAGRADDYIALVCDTMLPALAAEGLVDAVDAFCESIGFSPAQTERVFAAAARHGLPVKLHAEQLSNLGGAALAARHRALSADHLEHLDEAGVAAMAEAGTVAVLLPGAYYFLRDTHLPPIDALRRHGVPIAVSTDHNPGTSPVTSLLLMMNMACTLFRMTVPEALAGVTVHAARALGAADRHGLLAPGRVADFALWRIGTPAELAYWFGRNPLAAVVRQGRVFPAAGADFNGGRP, from the coding sequence ATGATCCTGCCCAGCATCCGCACGGCGCCGTCCGCGGACGGCGTCTGGCACAGTTGCCACCTGCTGCCCGACGGCGATCCCGCGCACGCCATCCGCGATGGCGCGCTGGTGGTGCAGGACGGGCGCATCGCCTGGCTGGGTACGGCCGCGGCGCTGCCGCGGGCCTTCGCCGGACTGACCCGGCATGATGCCGGGCAGGCCTGGATCACGCCCGGCCTGGTCGACTGCCACACCCACCTGGTCTACGGCGGCCAGCGCGCCGACGAGTTCGCCATGCGGCTGGCCGGCGCCGACTATGCCGAGATCGCCCGCGCCGGCGGCGGCATCGTCTCCACGGTGCGCGCCACCCGCGAGGCCACCGAGGACGAACTGTTCGCCCAGTCCGCCGCGCGCCTGCAGCCTCTGCTGGCCGAAGGCGTCACCGCGCTCGAGATCAAGTCGGGCTACGGCCTGTCGCTGGAGGCCGAGCGCAAGCAGCTGCGCGTGGCGCGCCGCCTGGGCGAGGCCTGCGGCGTCAGCGTGCATACCACCTTCCTCGGCGCCCATGCCTTGCCGCCCGAGTATGCCGGGCGTGCCGACGACTACATCGCCCTGGTCTGCGACACCATGCTGCCGGCGCTGGCCGCAGAGGGCCTGGTCGACGCGGTCGATGCCTTCTGCGAATCGATCGGCTTCTCGCCGGCACAGACCGAGCGCGTGTTCGCGGCCGCGGCGCGCCACGGCCTGCCGGTCAAGCTGCACGCGGAACAGCTCAGCAACCTCGGTGGCGCCGCGCTGGCCGCGCGTCATCGCGCGCTGTCGGCGGACCATCTCGAGCATCTGGACGAGGCGGGCGTGGCCGCCATGGCCGAGGCCGGCACGGTGGCCGTGCTGCTGCCGGGCGCCTACTATTTCCTGCGCGACACCCACCTGCCGCCGATCGATGCCCTGCGCCGCCACGGTGTCCCGATCGCGGTTTCCACCGACCACAACCCCGGCACTTCGCCGGTCACTTCGCTGCTGCTGATGATGAACATGGCCTGCACCCTGTTCCGCATGACGGTGCCCGAGGCCCTGGCCGGCGTGACCGTCCACGCGGCCCGCGCGCTCGGCGCCGCAGACCGCCACGGCCTGCTGGCGCCCGGGCGCGTGGCCGATTTCGCCTTGTGGCGCATCGGCACGCCGGCCGAACTGGCCTACTGGTTCGGCCGCAACCCGCTGGCGGCAGTGGTGCGCCAGGGCCGTGTGTTCCCGGCCGCGGGCGCCGACTTCAACGGAGGCCGCCCATGA